Within the Gloeobacter kilaueensis JS1 genome, the region GTCTCCTACGATATTCCCAACGACAAGCGCCGGACAAAGATCCACAACGCCCTGAAGTCCTACGGCGAGTGGGTGCAGTTCAGCGTCTTCGAGTGCGACCTGGACGATACGAACTACGCTCGCCTGCGGGCACGCCTTTCAGCACTGATCAAACCCGAGGAGGACAGCATCCGGTTTTACTTTCTCTGCCGCACCTGCAGCCCAAAGATCGAGCGCATCGGTGGCAAGCCGCCCACCGACGACAGCATTTTCTTTGCCGGGTGAACCAGCGTGCGCGGATGGGAGGCTGTAAAAATCCAAGACTCAGCCAGAAGGCCCTCAAACCCTCTCTGTGCTTGCCTTTCAACCCCCAGCCCTCAAAGATCGATCCGCGCAACGGCTCAAAAGTGCTCCAGAAGCACCTTCCAGCCGCGCAACGGCTCAAAGAAGCAACTCCACCCTTGCCCAAGATCGCGTATGATATGTCGGTCCGCGCAAATGCACCTTGAAAACTGCATACTACACAGCATCCAGGCCGCGCCATCGAAACGACCACCATCCCTGCAAAGGGATTGAAACTTATCCCCCTGGGCGGACAGTAAGGCCGTCTGGGAATCGAAACGACCACCATCCCTGCAAAGGGATTGAAACAGTGACTTCAGTAAAATAACGGTAGGGAGTATCGTTAATCGAAACGACCACCATCCCTGCAAAGGGATTGAAACCATTGATCGGAGGTAATCGCTTCCCGGTATACCAGCATCGAAACGACCACCATCCCTGCAAAGGGATTGAAACAGGATGCTCCCAGACGTTAGCGCCTATTTCCAATCTATCGAAACGACCACCATCCCTGCAAAGGGATTGAAACACGTAGCCAAATCTTAATCCTTCAAAATCAACGAATCGAAACGACCACCATCCCTGCAAAGGGATTGAAACACCAGCCCGGATCGACAGCATATCGCCTACCAGATCGAAACGACCACCATCCCTGCAAAGGGATTGAAACGAGAACTGATTCGGCTGCTTTGAGACGAGTTTTCATATCGAAACGACCACCATCCCTGCAAAGGGATTGAAACGACAGGAATACTGCGGTGTATCGGCTGCGGGAGCATCGAAACGACCACCATCCCTGCAAAGGGATTGAAACTTGTCTTTTAATGTGACCGGATCGCGGGAATAAAAATCGAAACGACCACCATCCCTGCAAAGGGATTGAAACCCCGTAAAAAAATCAACTTGCGTATCGTCGTACAGATCGAAACGACCACCATCCCTGCAAAGGGATTGAAACTCGTAGGCCAAGCCCTGGCCCATGCTGCGGCTGCGGCGCTATCGAAACGACCACCATCCCTGCAAAGGGATTGAAACCCGGTAAACAAACCACCCCGCCCGCCAACCGCACATCGAAACGACCACCATCCCTGCAAAGGGATTGAAACCGCAGCGTCAGCGCGGACAATAGATTGTCTTTTCTCATCGAAACGACCACCATCCCTGCAAAGGGATTGAAACAACCAACGGTTACGGGCAGCAGCGCTAAGGCCAGGGTATCGAAACGACCACCATCCCTGCAAAGGGATTGAAACGTAGTAGCTGCGGATCAACCGCCCTTGATAGGGAAGAAATCGAAACGACCACCATCCCTGCAAAGGGATTGAAACCGTTGGCCCCAGCACGCCTGGTTTCTTGGCAGACGATCGAAACGACCACCATCCCTGCAAAGGGATTGAAACGTAAAGCTTGAGCACGCCAGCTACGGCAGACAGGATCGAAACGACCACCATCCCTGCAAAGGGATTGAAACCAGCGGCAGCTTTGCCGGTGGCGGTTTCTTTAATAGATCGAAACGACCACCATCCCTGCAAAGGGATTGAAACGCGCAGCGGGCCGTAGATAAACTGCTCTTCGAGGCATCGAAACGACCACCATCCCTGCAAAGGGATTGAAACCAGGTTCACGCTAAAGCACCGATCGCGGCGGTCGCCGCCGTGGCAAATCGGGCA harbors:
- the cas2 gene encoding CRISPR-associated endonuclease Cas2 encodes the protein MFVLVSYDIPNDKRRTKIHNALKSYGEWVQFSVFECDLDDTNYARLRARLSALIKPEEDSIRFYFLCRTCSPKIERIGGKPPTDDSIFFAG